The nucleotide sequence ATAGTCAAGAGTTCGAGCAGGTGCTGGAGGAGTATACTCCAGATCTGACTACATTGAGATCGTATGTACACGGCCTATCTAGAATCTCTGAAAGTGAAGACGGTGTTTCGACATTCTTATTACATGACGAGCACAGTGGTATTAGGCAAATAACCGATGGAAATGGTCAAGTTCTACAGGAATATGCTTACGATGCTTATGGCAACCCTTCTATTGATGCCGATCGACCAGTAAATGAATTTCTTTATCAAGGTGAGGCTTACGATGAAGCAGTCGATTTGCAATATCTCCGAGCCCGCTATTACGATCCATCTATTGGACGATTTATCAGCACCGATCCTTTCCCAGGATTTATCCAAGTTCCACAATCTCGACATAAATATCTCTATGCTAATAACAATCCAGTCAATATCACGGATCCAAGTGGATTGATCTCTACTACAGGGCAGGCGAGTGCAGCGCTAGGTGTGCTACAAATTATCCTAGGAACTTACCTTGCTGCAATTGGCTTATCGGTTGCACAAAGTGCGGTAACAAGCTTGGGTGGTGGTAACGTTGAGTGGACAGGTACTCTCACTCTTGGGAGCACAGGGCCATTATTACCTCAGTTACCTGGGATCAGCGTATTTGAAGGTGAAGGTAGTTTGCGCGGAACTGCTCAAGGCCAATCTACAACTGTTGAAGTATTCTCAAATCGATGGTTTCAAATTACATCTGGTGTCACAGGCTTACCATCAGCGCCATTACCAGATATTCCTTCTTTTACCTCAACGAGGAAAGCTACTTTATTCTCTCCAGGTTTTATTGGGGCTCAAGCAGGAGCCCTAACAGGTGGAGCCACTTTTATAAGTGGGCGGGCGGGGCTAGCCTCTGGTGGAGCAATAGAACTTGGGTTTGGCATTGGGAACTTTGCTGATGGCTTCGATCAAAGTTTCAGTCGAACCGATAATGTTTCATTAAGTACAAGAGTTGGTTTTTCACTTCCACTTGGTAAGCCAGATAATGATTTTGATGTTCGTGTTACGATGTGAGTTAAATTTTACCTAGTAAATAACATGTATCTTAAAATATTTGATGATGGCTTACATTTGTGGAATGATTTGTCGCTCTATTTTAAATTCTTGCTAGTAGTCTACGTCGTTTCAGGTTCAGTATTAGGCTATCGCTATGTGTTTGGCACTATCATGAAGTACCGTGTATCAAAAGGCTTACTTCCTATTAGATTAAAAGAGTTTCCAGTCTATCAAGCTGACAGGCAGAGATATGCAGAGATCAAAAATCGATGTGACAATTTCATTAACTTAACTCTTAATGGCCAATCTTCTATCCTTCGTCTGAGCTCCTCTGATATCAATGAGATGTTCTTAATGGGAAGAAGTCGTAGTAAGGCTTCGCCAGGGCGGCATGATTATTACAAGATCGAAGATGAGCGTATCATTCAAACAACAATTGAATGGCCTGAGATTACTCGAGATGGATGTTATACGCAAAGAAGAGAAATCACTTTTTCACAAAGACAAGAGGATTGGATAGAGAACTCACATTTCTTTAACAGTCAAGATCATCTACTTAGTAGTCCTAAGGAATGCTATTCAAATGTAAGATTACGTGACTCAAAGATAGTTTCAAACGTTCTCGGAGTAACGCAATATACTGGAATCCTAAAAAGAACCGATCCAGAAAGATATGAAGAATATGCAAGACTGACAGAGTCTTTTAAAGAAGTAAAAATCAAAGATAATACTCTCACTTTTGTTTCATAGTTTACCGATCCTAAGAGCCGACTATAGCGATTCTAGATGAACTATAAATATCGAACCTTGATATCGCTGAGTTTCAGCTCTCGAAGCGTTTACAACTAATTTAGGATCGCTATATGTATCTTGAGATCTATGGAATTGGTCGGCATTTGTGGAATACTTTGCCAGCTTATGGGAAATTGCTGCTAGTAATCTACACAGTCTCAGGCTCAGTATTAGTCTATCGCTATGTGTTTGGCGCTATCATGAAGTACCGTGTATCAAAAGGCTTACTTCCTGATAGATTGAAAGAGTTTCCTGTCTACCAAACTAGCAGACAAAGATATACAGAGGTTAAGACCCGTTGTAATAGTTTTGTTGCCCTAGCTCTCAATGGCCACTCTTCTATCCTTCGCTTGAGTTCCTCCGACATCAATGAGATGTCTTTAGTAGGGAAGAGTTGTAGTAAGACTTTGCCAGGGCGACACGATTATTACAAGATTGAGAATGGATATATCGTTCAGAGAAGAATCGAGTGGCCTGAGATGACGCGAGATGGATGCTGTACCACGAGAAGAGAAATTACTTTTTCAAAGCAGGGAGAGAATTGGCTGGAGAATTCGTATATTCTGAATGGTCAAGATCGCCTATTTAATAACTCCAAGGAGTACCATTTGAGTGTAAGGTTGCGTGACTCAGAGTTCATCTCAAACATTCTTGGAGGAACAAGATATACTAGTATTTTAAAAAGATCTGACTCAGAAATATATAAAGAATACATGACATTGACAAAAGCTTTCAAAGAGATAAAAATTGAAGGTGACAGGCTCGTTTTTGTCTCATAGTCTTCTCCAGGGTAGTCGCACTTAGTTTCGTATTAATTGTACTTGATAAAACGTAGAGGCGTGGCGATCGAGCCGACCACTGGCCTGGTGAGCTGGACCCCTAGCGCCGCTCAAATCGGTCCGACCACGGTTGAAGTGACGGCGATCGACGATCGCGCTGCTGAAGTCAGCCAAACCTTCAGCCTCGACGTGGTAGCAGCCGCCCCCAACGATGCCCCCGCGATCGTTTCCACCCCGCGCACCCGCACAAAGGTGGGTTCGCCCTACTTCTACACAGTCCAAGCCAACGACCCCAACGGCGACCCCCTCAGCTTCACCCTGCTCGACGCCCCCGCAGGCATGACCGTCGATGCACAAGGCAATCTCGCTTGGCTGTCCACCCCCGACCAATTTGGCGACAACACCGTCACGGTTGAAGTGAGTGACGGTCGGGGCGGCATCGCGCAACAGAGCTTCACCCTCTCGGTGGTGGCCCAGCGCCTCAATCAACCCCCCGAGATTACCTCGGTTCCCACCAGCTTCAGCGCCACGATTGAGAACGAATATGTCTATGACGCAGTGGCGATCGATGCCGATGGCGATCGCCTTTTCTGGAGTCTGGAGACCGCCCCCCCTCGGGTTGTCGTTAGATGCCCAAACCGGCACCCTACGCTGGACGCCCACCGCCGATCTCGTAGGTCGCCACGAAGTCGTCCTGCAAGCCACCGATAGTCAGGGAGCCTTTGTCTCTCAAGGGTTTACCCTCACCGTTCGCGGAGCCAATCTCCCCCCCGAAATCCTCTCGACTCCGCTCACTCAAGCAGCGTTGGGGCTCCCCTATGCCTACGCCGTCGTAGCACGGGATGAGGAAGGGGATACCATTAGCTTCGCGCTGGAATCGGCTCCAGCGGGCATGACCATTGACGGCCAAACCGGTTTGATTAACTGGACTCCCGATACCCTTAGTCCGGTCGAGGTGACGGTGGCGGCGAGTGATAGTCAGGGAGCCATCAGTCGCCAGAGCTACACGCTTGAGGTGACCGAAACGGCAGTGAATCAAGCGCCTGCCATCACCTCTCAGCCGATCTTTGTGGCAACGCCAGATACCCCCTACAGCTATCAAGTCACTGCTGCCGATCCCGATGCGGGGGATACTCTCACCTTCCAGTTGTTGGAGGGACCGGCGGGAATGGCGATCGATCCGGCCACCGGGCTCTTGAGTTGGGACCCAACTGCTTTAGATATCGGCACGTTTAGCGTGTCGGTGGGGGTGGTGGACGCTGGCGGTTTGGCTGGGGCTCAGCAATATACGCTGACGGTGTTGCCCAATACTGCTCCGGTGATTCTTTCCGCTCCGGTGACGCAAGCGGCGGCAGGACAGATCTATCGTTACGACCTGCGAGCAGCAGACCCCGATGGAGATGCGGTGCAGTTTGAGTTGCTGCAGGCACCAGCTGGCTTGACGATTGATGGGTTGGGTCGCATTCGCTGGGAGCCCGGATTGGCGGATGCCGGTCCAGCCACTGTGGAAGTTCGGGCGACGGACGGGCGCGGCGGGATTGCGACGCAGCTCTTCGATCTGACGGTGGCGGTGGACAATATTGCGCCGACGGTGGATGTGTTCCCCAGTCTTCGTCCGGTGGGAGTTGGGGAGAGTGTGACGCTGTTTGCGACGGCTGCGGACAATGTGGGGGTAGAGTCGCTCAGTTTGACGGTGAATGGGGTGGCGGTGCCTCTGGATTTGAATGGGTTCTATACGTTTGCGCCAGAGGTGGCGGGGGATGTGGTGGCGATCGCTACGGCCACGGATGCGGCGGGGAATAGTTCTCAGGCTCAGACGATTTTGCAGGTGCTCGACTTTAGCGATGCGGAAGCGCCTGTCATCGATCTGCCAGACTTGTCAGATTTAATAATCACCGCGCCCACCGACATTATCGGTACGGTGAGTGACGACAATTTGCAGTTCTACACGCTCTCGGTTGCCCCCATTGGCACTGAGAACTTCCAGGAAATCTTCCGAGGGACGACCCCAGTGGTGGATGGAGTGTTGGGGAGTTTTGACCCGACTTTGTTGCAGAACGATGCTTACACATTGCGTTTGGAGGCAGTTGACGCAGGTGGCAATATCGTTTCGGTGGATCGCACTGCCAATGTTGCAGGCGAGCTCAAATTAGGGAATTTCCAAATCTCCTTCACCGATTTAGCCTTGCCGGTGTCTGGCCTTCCCATCTTCCTTACTCGTACCTACGACAGCCTTAGCGCCAACAATAGAGATGAACTTGGATTTGGCTGGCGTCTGGAATTCCGCGATACCGACTTGCGTACCAGTTTGGGACGAGATGAGACCTTCGAAATATTCGGTATCCGCACCGAAGCCTTCAATGAATCCACTCGAGTCTACATTACCTTGCCAGGTGGGAAACGAGAATCCTTTACGTTTGCCCCTACTATCGATCCGGTTTCAGCCTTCTTCCCCTCCATTCCAGAAGGCGATCCAACCCTCTTCCGACCGGCCTTTAAAGCAGATGCTGGCGTAACCAGTACCTTAAAAGTGCAAGATGTGCGCTTGGGTCGCGATGCCAACGGCGATTTCTTCGGGCTGAATGGCGGTCGATACGATCCTGCCAATACTGACTATGGTTTTGGTGGTTTCTATGAACTGACAACCAAAGAAGGGGTTGTCTACCGCATTAATGCAACCACTGGCGATCTCGATACTGTTACGGATACCAACAGCAACGTCATTACCTTTAGCGATGATGGGGTCGCTAGCTCCACGGGCCAAGCGATCGTCTTTGAAAGAGATGCCAGTGGTCGCCTCTCTGCCGTCACCGATCCGAACGGTGCGTCCATACTCTACAGCTATAACGCTCTCGGGGATCTGGTTGAAGTGACAGACCGCGAAGGGAATACCACTCAGTTGGACTACAGTATCGAGCGCGAACATTTCTTACAGAACATTGTCGATCCGCTAGGAAGAACGGGAGTTCGCAACGAATACGACGAACGAGGACGTCTCGTACAATTGATCGATGTAGCTGGTGAGACCATCGATCTGACTTACGATCCGGCTAATGCCATCCAAACCACTGTCGATCGACTGGGCAATACGACGATCTCTGAATTTGATGTTCGGGGCAATACTGTCCGAGAAGTCGATGCCTTGGGTGGAATCACTACTCGTAGTTTCGATGACGATAACAACGTTCTCAGTGAAACGAATCCAGACGGGGAAACTTCTACGTTTAGCTACGACAGTAACCGCAATTTACTCTCCCAGACCGATCCTTCAGACAATGGCTTTGTATACTCCTACAGTACCGCCAACCGCCTCAGCTCCACAACCGACGCTTTGGGCAATACAATCCTGTACGCTCGTGACAGTCGGGGAAATCTGACTGTAGTGACGGATGCCCTCGGCAATGTCACCCGCCACACATACGATCTCGCTGGCAACCGGACCTCAACCACCGACCCAGATGGAAGTGTCACCCGATTCAACTACGATCGCTTTGGCAATCTCGTTCTCGAGGTCGACGCTCTCGGCAACGAGACGGCGTCCACTTTCGACAGCAGTGGCAACCAACTAACTGAAACTAGGACCCGTACTAGTGCCACAGGAGTCGAGACCGCCACCACTATCTTCACTTACGACGCTAATGACAATCAAACCTCGGTACTAGATGCTGAAGGGAACCTCATCCAGATGGAATTCGATGCTTTGGGAAACCTGACCGCAACGATCGATGCCTTGGGGCGGCGGACGGATCGGGTTTATGACGAAGAAGGGCGACTAATCGAAATTCGTAATCCCGACAGCACCGTCGAGACCTACGCCTACGATGCCGAAGGCCGACAAATCTCTGCCAGCGATCGGGCGGGAAGGACGACTACCTTTGTCTACGATGCCTTGGGTCGCCGAGTTGAAACGATTTTCCCCGACGCTACGCCAGAGACTCAGGATGACAATCCCCGTCGCCGCGTCGAATACGATCGCCTCGGGCAAGTAACAGCTCAAATTGACGAATTGGGGCAACGGACCGAATACGATTACGACGAGGCCGGCCGACTGATTCGCGTCCTGCTCAGTGATGGTGCCGTTGAAACCTTCGAATACGACGCTGCGGACAATCAAATTGCCGCGACCGATGCCCTCGGTCGCACCACACAATTTACCTACGATGCCCTCAATCGCCCGATAGAAACGCGCCTGTCTGATGGTAGTACGATGCTCAGACGATACGACGTTAACGGTAATTTAATCGAGGAAATCGATCCGAGCGGCCAAAGTACCCGTTTTGAGTACAATGACCTCGATCGCCTCACGGCTGTAGTCGATGCCTTGGGCGGGCGGACAGTATATGCCTACGACGAACTCGGCAACTTGGTTGCCCAGCAGGATGCCAACGATAACCTAACGCAATACGAGTTTGATAATCTCGGACGACGCACGGCGATTGTACGCCCCTTGGGTCAACGCTCCACTGCCACCTACGATGCCGTCGGCAATCTAATCTCGTCCACCGACTTTAACGGCAACACGACAACGCTGGAATACAACCTCGCGAATTTCTTAATATCCCAAGCTTTCGACGATGGCTCGACGATCGCCTACACCTACACACCTACTGGAGAACGAGAAACTGTCACTGACAGCAGCGGCACGACAACGTATGTCTACGACGAACGTCAGCGGTTGCTCTCCCGCACCGAGCTGGACGGACAGTTTGTCACTTACACATATGACTTGGCAGGTAATATCGCTTCGGTTTCAACAGCAACCGGAACGACGCAGTACACATACACATCGCGCAATCAACTCGCTAGTGTCATTGACGCTAATGGTGGGACGACAAATTACAGCTACGATCCCGTCGGCAACCTCCTTGAAGAGAGATTGGCGAATGGCTCCGTAGTTAGCCGCACATACGACGTCCTCGATCGCGTTTCGAACTCGCAAACAGCCGATAGTAGTGGTACCTTACTGGCCAGCTATATCTATACCTTTGATGCCAACGGCAACCGTACCTCCGTCAGCGAGCTAGACGGACGCAGCGTAGATTACACTTACGACGAGCTCCAACGCCTTGTCGCAGAACAGATGACCAATCCCAGCATTGGCGATCGCACCATCTCCTATACCTACGATGCTGTCGGCAACCGTACCACTCGGACAGACTCGCTTGATGGCATCACTACCTACAGCTACGACGATAACGATCGCCTGCTAAGTGAAGTCCTCGCCGGAGACACCACCACCTACAGTTACGACAACAACGGTAATTTAGTCGCAGAAATTGGGACAACTGCACAAACTACTTACAGATGGAACGCACGCAACCTCCTCTCTGCAATTGAAATCGTCGACGCCACCAGCATTCGACGCACCGACTATACGTACGATGCCGACGGCTTGCGTACAGGCGAAGTGACAGACGGTCGGGCCACTCGCTTCTTACTGGATACTAATCGGGCCAACGCTCAAGTCTTAGTGGAGCTGGCTTCAGACGGCACTCCTCAAGTTTCTTATACTTACGGCCTCGCTCTCATCTCTCAAGATCGCGATGGCAGCCAGTCATTTTATCTCCATGACGAACATAGCGGCGTCCGAGCCCTAACAGATGCCTCTGGATTAGTGACCGATAGCTATATCTACGATGCCTACGGCGAGATCGTTCAGGCGATCGGTCTCACCGAAAATGTCTATCTTTACCGTGGCGAACAGTTCGACACAGACTCAGGGCTGCAATACCTCCGCGCCCGCTACTACGATCCCGGCATCGGTCGATTTACTAGCACCGACCCCTTCGAAGGGTTGCTGACATCGCCGATATCTCGCCACCGATACCTATACGCCAACGACAACCCCATTACATTCTTGGACCCGAGTGGTGCAATATCAATCACCGCAGAACGAGGGGCAGCCGACCAGATTTTTGCCACCCTGCAGCGAATTAATTGGAATCGTGTAGTCGGCGTCGGATCAATTGCCCTCGGT is from Synechococcus sp. PCC 7336 and encodes:
- a CDS encoding putative Ig domain-containing protein codes for the protein MAIEPTTGLVSWTPSAAQIGPTTVEVTAIDDRAAEVSQTFSLDVVAAAPNDAPAIVSTPRTRTKVGSPYFYTVQANDPNGDPLSFTLLDAPAGMTVDAQGNLAWLSTPDQFGDNTVTVEVSDGRGGIAQQSFTLSVVAQRLNQPPEITSVPTSFSATIENEYVYDAVAIDADGDRLFWSLETAPPRVVVRCPNRHPTLDAHRRSRRSPRSRPASHR
- a CDS encoding putative Ig domain-containing protein; protein product: MSLDAQTGTLRWTPTADLVGRHEVVLQATDSQGAFVSQGFTLTVRGANLPPEILSTPLTQAALGLPYAYAVVARDEEGDTISFALESAPAGMTIDGQTGLINWTPDTLSPVEVTVAASDSQGAISRQSYTLEVTETAVNQAPAITSQPIFVATPDTPYSYQVTAADPDAGDTLTFQLLEGPAGMAIDPATGLLSWDPTALDIGTFSVSVGVVDAGGLAGAQQYTLTVLPNTAPVILSAPVTQAAAGQIYRYDLRAADPDGDAVQFELLQAPAGLTIDGLGRIRWEPGLADAGPATVEVRATDGRGGIATQLFDLTVAVDNIAPTVDVFPSLRPVGVGESVTLFATAADNVGVESLSLTVNGVAVPLDLNGFYTFAPEVAGDVVAIATATDAAGNSSQAQTILQVLDFSDAEAPVIDLPDLSDLIITAPTDIIGTVSDDNLQFYTLSVAPIGTENFQEIFRGTTPVVDGVLGSFDPTLLQNDAYTLRLEAVDAGGNIVSVDRTANVAGELKLGNFQISFTDLALPVSGLPIFLTRTYDSLSANNRDELGFGWRLEFRDTDLRTSLGRDETFEIFGIRTEAFNESTRVYITLPGGKRESFTFAPTIDPVSAFFPSIPEGDPTLFRPAFKADAGVTSTLKVQDVRLGRDANGDFFGLNGGRYDPANTDYGFGGFYELTTKEGVVYRINATTGDLDTVTDTNSNVITFSDDGVASSTGQAIVFERDASGRLSAVTDPNGASILYSYNALGDLVEVTDREGNTTQLDYSIEREHFLQNIVDPLGRTGVRNEYDERGRLVQLIDVAGETIDLTYDPANAIQTTVDRLGNTTISEFDVRGNTVREVDALGGITTRSFDDDNNVLSETNPDGETSTFSYDSNRNLLSQTDPSDNGFVYSYSTANRLSSTTDALGNTILYARDSRGNLTVVTDALGNVTRHTYDLAGNRTSTTDPDGSVTRFNYDRFGNLVLEVDALGNETASTFDSSGNQLTETRTRTSATGVETATTIFTYDANDNQTSVLDAEGNLIQMEFDALGNLTATIDALGRRTDRVYDEEGRLIEIRNPDSTVETYAYDAEGRQISASDRAGRTTTFVYDALGRRVETIFPDATPETQDDNPRRRVEYDRLGQVTAQIDELGQRTEYDYDEAGRLIRVLLSDGAVETFEYDAADNQIAATDALGRTTQFTYDALNRPIETRLSDGSTMLRRYDVNGNLIEEIDPSGQSTRFEYNDLDRLTAVVDALGGRTVYAYDELGNLVAQQDANDNLTQYEFDNLGRRTAIVRPLGQRSTATYDAVGNLISSTDFNGNTTTLEYNLANFLISQAFDDGSTIAYTYTPTGERETVTDSSGTTTYVYDERQRLLSRTELDGQFVTYTYDLAGNIASVSTATGTTQYTYTSRNQLASVIDANGGTTNYSYDPVGNLLEERLANGSVVSRTYDVLDRVSNSQTADSSGTLLASYIYTFDANGNRTSVSELDGRSVDYTYDELQRLVAEQMTNPSIGDRTISYTYDAVGNRTTRTDSLDGITTYSYDDNDRLLSEVLAGDTTTYSYDNNGNLVAEIGTTAQTTYRWNARNLLSAIEIVDATSIRRTDYTYDADGLRTGEVTDGRATRFLLDTNRANAQVLVELASDGTPQVSYTYGLALISQDRDGSQSFYLHDEHSGVRALTDASGLVTDSYIYDAYGEIVQAIGLTENVYLYRGEQFDTDSGLQYLRARYYDPGIGRFTSTDPFEGLLTSPISRHRYLYANDNPITFLDPSGAISITAERGAADQIFATLQRINWNRVVGVGSIALGVLASLRNGFIRWSGTSRSFGANVPALESMTGIFGSAGFTLVDTTSECAVGLNTGFTPLEVSARYVLATIGAGIPIDGSAGPSVTLDIAGEFEAFTKSVSEKVSR